The following coding sequences are from one Macaca mulatta isolate MMU2019108-1 chromosome 7, T2T-MMU8v2.0, whole genome shotgun sequence window:
- the SLC51B gene encoding organic solute transporter subunit beta produces the protein MEHSEGAPGDPAGTVVPQELLEEMLWFFRVEDASPWNHSILALAAVVVMISMFLLGRSIQASRKQKMQPPEKENPEVLHLDEARTKDHNSLNNLRETLLSEKPNSAQVELELKERDVLSVFLPDIPETES, from the exons ATGGAGCACAGTGAGGGGGCTCCCGGAGACCCAGCTGGTACTGTGGTGCCCCAGGAGCTGCTGGAAGAGATGCTTTGGTTTTTTCGTGTGGAAGATG CATCTCCCTGGAATCACTCCATCCTTGCCCTGGCGGCTGTGGTGGTCATGATAAGCATGTTCCTCCTGGGAAGGAGCATCCAGGCAAGCAG AAAACAAAAGATGCAAccaccagaaaaagaaaatccagaagtCCTGCATTTGGATGAGGCCAGAACCAAGGATCACAACAGCCTAAACAACCTAAGAGAGACTTTGCTCTCAGAAAAGCCAAACTCAGCCCAGGTGGAACTCGAGTTAAAAGAGAGAGATGTGCTGTCAGTTTTCCTTCCAGACATACCAGAAACTGAGAGCTAG